The following are from one region of the Variovorax sp. V213 genome:
- a CDS encoding ATP-dependent DNA helicase → MTETLEDKVRDAFAQGGVLSRAAEQFRERAGQTEMALAVARTIEEGGVLVVEAGTGVGKTFSYLVPALLSGERVLLSTATKTLQDQLFGRDLPRLVEALELPVRTALLKGRASYLCLHRLDLARHDASLPERGSLRTLAKIEQWSKATRTGDLAELPGLDERSPLIPLITSTRENCLGAQCPQFKPCHVNLARREALAADVVVINHHLFFADLAVRETGMAELLPTVNVVVFDEAHQLNETGVQFLGAQLGSGQALDFARDLLGAGLQHARGLVDWQQLVAGVERAARELRLAVGKQWPGTKLRWVGPAPEGIDPHIWQGALDALQHAFEMAAEGLDTVSEISPDFVRLHERAQQLAKRAARFALPCEVESVRWVDVGTQLRLVESPLDIAEAMRKRVLKIDRDDQNAYGEEEDSRAAPEDSGRAWVFTSATLGDEPTLRWFTEPCGLGDAEVLRVHSPFDYAAQAGLYVPRAFPKPNDAAHSVRVAQLAARGAAELGGRTLVLTTTLRALRAIGDEMKQQFERLEAEVRPEVLVQGELPKRVLMDRFREGADAGRAGCVLVASASFWEGFDAPGDALQLVVIDKLPFPPPNDPLVEARSQRLEAQGRSSFSDYSLPEAAVALKQGAGRLIRRETDCGVLAICDTRLVAMGYGRRLLAALPPMRRLESEADFEAAIGELKNSLSA, encoded by the coding sequence GTGACCGAAACACTCGAGGACAAGGTGCGCGACGCCTTCGCGCAGGGAGGCGTCCTGTCCCGCGCGGCCGAGCAGTTCCGCGAGCGTGCGGGACAAACCGAGATGGCGCTGGCCGTTGCCCGCACCATCGAAGAGGGCGGCGTGCTGGTGGTCGAGGCCGGCACCGGCGTCGGCAAGACCTTTTCGTACCTCGTGCCGGCCTTGCTGAGCGGCGAGCGCGTGCTGTTGTCCACGGCCACCAAGACCCTGCAGGACCAATTGTTCGGCCGCGACCTGCCGCGCCTGGTCGAGGCGCTCGAGCTGCCGGTGCGCACGGCGCTGCTCAAGGGCCGCGCGAGCTATCTGTGCCTGCACCGGCTCGACCTGGCGCGCCACGATGCCTCGCTGCCCGAGCGGGGCAGCTTGCGGACGCTCGCCAAGATCGAGCAATGGTCCAAGGCCACCCGGACCGGCGACCTGGCCGAGCTGCCGGGACTGGATGAGCGCTCGCCGCTCATTCCCCTCATCACTTCCACGCGCGAGAACTGCCTTGGCGCGCAGTGCCCGCAGTTCAAGCCCTGCCACGTCAACCTGGCGCGGCGCGAGGCGCTGGCCGCCGACGTGGTGGTCATCAACCACCACCTGTTTTTCGCGGATCTCGCGGTACGCGAAACGGGCATGGCGGAGCTGCTTCCCACGGTGAACGTGGTGGTCTTCGACGAGGCCCATCAGCTCAACGAAACCGGCGTGCAGTTCTTGGGCGCGCAACTCGGCAGCGGACAGGCGCTCGATTTCGCGCGCGACCTGCTCGGCGCGGGCTTGCAGCATGCGCGCGGGCTGGTCGACTGGCAGCAACTGGTGGCGGGCGTCGAGCGCGCCGCGCGCGAGCTGCGGCTTGCGGTCGGCAAGCAGTGGCCCGGGACCAAGCTGCGCTGGGTGGGGCCCGCGCCCGAGGGTATCGACCCGCACATCTGGCAGGGGGCGCTCGACGCCCTGCAGCATGCGTTCGAGATGGCGGCGGAAGGGCTCGACACGGTCAGCGAGATCTCGCCGGATTTCGTGCGCCTGCACGAGCGGGCGCAGCAACTCGCCAAGCGTGCGGCGCGTTTCGCGCTGCCCTGCGAGGTGGAGTCCGTGCGCTGGGTCGACGTGGGGACGCAGCTGCGCCTCGTCGAATCGCCGCTCGACATCGCCGAGGCCATGCGCAAGCGCGTGCTCAAGATCGATCGGGACGATCAAAATGCCTACGGCGAAGAGGAAGACAGCCGTGCGGCGCCGGAAGACAGCGGCCGCGCCTGGGTCTTCACCTCCGCCACGCTGGGCGACGAACCCACGCTGCGCTGGTTCACCGAGCCGTGCGGGCTGGGCGATGCCGAGGTGTTGCGGGTGCACAGCCCCTTCGACTATGCCGCGCAGGCCGGGCTCTACGTGCCGCGCGCCTTTCCCAAGCCCAACGATGCCGCACACAGCGTGCGCGTGGCACAACTGGCCGCGCGTGGCGCTGCCGAACTGGGTGGCCGCACGCTGGTGCTGACGACCACGCTGCGTGCGTTGCGCGCCATCGGCGACGAGATGAAGCAGCAGTTCGAGCGGCTCGAGGCGGAGGTGCGCCCCGAGGTGCTGGTCCAGGGCGAACTGCCCAAGCGCGTACTCATGGACCGCTTCCGCGAAGGCGCGGACGCGGGGCGTGCCGGCTGCGTGCTGGTCGCCTCCGCATCGTTCTGGGAAGGCTTCGATGCACCGGGCGATGCGCTGCAGCTGGTGGTGATCGACAAGCTGCCGTTCCCTCCGCCCAACGACCCATTGGTCGAGGCGCGCTCGCAGCGCCTCGAAGCCCAGGGGCGCAGTTCGTTCAGCGACTATTCGCTGCCCGAGGCGGCCGTGGCGCTGAAGCAGGGGGCAGGGCGGCTGATTCGCCGCGAAACGGACTGCGGGGTGCTTGCGATCTGCGATACCCGCCTGGTTGCCATGGGCTACGGCCGGCGGCTGCTGGCCGCGCTGCCGCCGATGCGGCGGCTGGAGAGCGAAGCGGATTTCGAGGCGGCCATCGGCGAATTGAAGAATTCGCTCTCGGCCTGA
- a CDS encoding YdcH family protein has product MDSNLHSLSRQLIELRIEHADLDATIDRLAEASPQDELLLRRLKKRRLALRDQIARLENVLDPREPA; this is encoded by the coding sequence TTGGACTCCAATCTCCATTCCCTTTCCCGCCAATTGATCGAGCTGCGCATCGAGCATGCCGACCTCGACGCCACCATCGACCGCCTGGCCGAGGCTTCGCCGCAAGACGAACTGCTGCTGCGGCGCTTGAAAAAACGCCGCCTTGCGCTGCGCGACCAGATCGCGCGGCTCGAGAACGTGCTCGATCCAAGAGAGCCCGCGTGA
- a CDS encoding PP2C family serine/threonine-protein phosphatase, with translation MTQGFRLAAATGLHKGDRPYQQDQVLMMSHPRVPGCMLCVVADGMGGRSGGRKASDQVLMTARQLFSRYSPERDSSTAVLQQLLEDAHTVIKLTALSSEQEPHSTLAAFLMNPKGDCAWIHAGDSRIYHFHDGQLVTRTRDHSYVQVLIDRGEITEAEANVHPKGNILLGCLGMTTMPPPIEPHYIPMMQPGDLLMACSDGLWHYFTPDELASVLYAEPPRDAVEILVGEARRRARGTGDNISIAVVKFEALPAQA, from the coding sequence ATGACCCAAGGCTTTCGACTTGCCGCCGCCACCGGACTCCACAAGGGAGATCGCCCCTATCAGCAGGACCAGGTCCTGATGATGAGCCATCCGCGCGTGCCCGGCTGCATGCTCTGCGTCGTTGCCGACGGCATGGGCGGCCGCAGCGGCGGGCGCAAGGCCTCCGACCAGGTGCTGATGACGGCGCGCCAGCTGTTCTCCCGCTACAGCCCCGAGCGCGACAGTTCCACGGCGGTGCTGCAGCAGCTGCTGGAAGATGCGCACACGGTCATCAAGCTCACGGCCCTGTCAAGCGAGCAGGAACCGCACAGCACGCTGGCGGCCTTCCTGATGAACCCCAAGGGCGATTGCGCCTGGATTCATGCCGGCGACTCCCGCATCTATCACTTCCACGACGGCCAGCTCGTCACGCGCACGCGCGACCACTCCTATGTGCAGGTGCTGATCGATCGCGGCGAAATCACCGAGGCCGAGGCCAATGTCCATCCCAAGGGCAACATCCTGCTCGGCTGCCTCGGCATGACCACGATGCCGCCCCCCATCGAGCCCCACTACATTCCGATGATGCAGCCGGGCGACCTGCTGATGGCCTGCAGCGACGGGCTCTGGCACTACTTCACCCCTGACGAGCTCGCCAGCGTCCTGTACGCAGAGCCGCCCCGCGACGCGGTGGAAATCCTGGTGGGAGAAGCGCGCCGCCGCGCCCGCGGCACGGGCGACAACATCTCCATTGCGGTAGTGAAGTTCGAGGCGCTGCCGGCACAAGCCTGA
- the zapE gene encoding cell division protein ZapE, with product MTSVKEAYEAELAVRGFQSDPAQLRAVEALDRCAREWAGYKAQRSNALKKFINRPELPRGVYMYGGVGRGKSFLMDLFFNAVPLRRKTRLHFHEFMREVHRELRELQGTVNPLDELGLRISKRYKLICFDEFHVADITDAMILHRLLVALFENGVGFVTTSNFRPDDLYPGGLHRDRILPAIALLNEKLEVLSVDNGTDYRRRTLEQLRMYLTPNDAAAEKEMRKAFDKLAETADENPILHIEAREIRARRKAGGVVWFDFKTLCGGPRSQNDYLEIASQFHTVLLSDVPHMPVRMASEARRFTWLVDVLYDRRVKLIMSAEVPPEALYTEGPLAHEFPRTVSRLTEMQSSEFLSLERRIVDTRLT from the coding sequence TTGACCAGCGTTAAAGAGGCCTATGAGGCGGAACTCGCTGTGCGCGGGTTCCAGAGCGATCCTGCGCAGCTGCGTGCCGTCGAGGCGCTGGATCGCTGCGCGCGGGAGTGGGCCGGCTACAAGGCCCAGCGCTCCAACGCGCTGAAGAAATTCATCAACCGGCCCGAGCTGCCGCGCGGCGTCTACATGTACGGTGGCGTCGGGCGGGGCAAGAGCTTCCTGATGGACCTGTTCTTCAACGCGGTGCCGCTGCGGCGCAAGACGCGCCTGCACTTTCACGAGTTCATGCGCGAGGTGCACCGCGAACTGCGCGAACTGCAGGGCACGGTCAATCCGCTCGACGAGCTGGGGCTGCGGATCTCGAAGCGCTACAAGCTGATCTGCTTCGACGAGTTCCATGTGGCGGACATCACCGACGCGATGATTCTTCATCGCTTGCTGGTGGCGCTGTTCGAGAACGGCGTGGGCTTTGTCACCACGTCCAATTTCAGGCCCGACGACCTGTATCCCGGCGGGCTGCATCGAGACCGTATCCTGCCTGCGATCGCGCTCCTCAACGAGAAGCTCGAAGTGCTCAGCGTGGACAACGGCACCGACTACCGGCGCCGCACGCTCGAGCAATTGCGCATGTACCTCACGCCGAACGACGCCGCGGCCGAAAAAGAAATGCGCAAGGCCTTCGACAAGTTGGCCGAGACGGCGGACGAAAACCCGATCCTGCACATCGAGGCGCGTGAAATCCGCGCCCGGCGCAAGGCCGGCGGCGTGGTCTGGTTCGACTTCAAGACGCTCTGCGGCGGGCCGCGCTCGCAGAACGACTATCTGGAGATCGCCAGCCAGTTCCACACCGTGCTGTTGTCCGACGTGCCGCACATGCCGGTTCGCATGGCTTCTGAAGCACGCCGCTTCACCTGGCTGGTCGACGTCTTGTACGACCGGCGCGTGAAGCTCATCATGTCGGCCGAGGTGCCGCCGGAGGCGTTGTACACCGAGGGGCCGCTTGCGCACGAGTTCCCGCGCACGGTGTCCAGGCTCACGGAAATGCAATCGAGCGAGTTTCTTTCCCTCGAACGCCGGATCGTCGACACTCGACTGACATGA
- the lpdA gene encoding dihydrolipoyl dehydrogenase: MANKQFDVIVIGGGPGGYIAAIRAAQLGFNVACIDEWKNGKGGPAPGGTCTNVGCIPSKALLQSSEHFEQAGHHFADHGIKVEGLGLDIDKMLARKDQVVKQNNDGILYLFKKNKIAFFHGRGSFVKTDATGYEIKVSGAAEESISGKHIILATGSNARALPGTPFDEENILSNDGALRIGAVPKKLGLIGSGVIGLEMGSVWRRLGAEVTVLEALPTFLGAVDEQIAKEAKKAFDKQKLKIELGVKVGEIKSSKKGVSVAWTNAKGEAQTLEVDKLIVSIGRVPNTIGLNAEAVGLKLDERGAIAVDDDCKTSLPNVWAIGDVVRGPMLAHKAEEEGVAVAERIAGQHGHVNFNTVPWVIYTSPEIAWVGQTEQQLKAAGRAYKAGTFPFLANGRARALGDTTGMVKFLADAATDEILGVHIVGPQASELISEAVVAMEFKASAEDIARICHAHPSLSEATKEAALAVDKRTLNF, translated from the coding sequence ATGGCAAACAAACAATTCGACGTCATCGTCATCGGCGGCGGCCCCGGCGGCTACATTGCCGCCATCCGCGCCGCGCAACTCGGCTTCAACGTCGCCTGCATCGACGAGTGGAAGAACGGCAAGGGCGGCCCGGCACCGGGCGGCACCTGCACCAACGTCGGCTGCATTCCGTCGAAGGCGCTGCTGCAATCGTCGGAGCATTTCGAGCAGGCCGGCCACCACTTTGCCGACCACGGCATCAAGGTCGAGGGCCTGGGGCTGGACATCGACAAGATGCTGGCCCGCAAGGACCAGGTCGTGAAGCAGAACAACGACGGCATCCTGTACCTGTTCAAGAAGAACAAGATCGCCTTCTTCCATGGCCGCGGTTCGTTCGTGAAGACCGACGCCACCGGCTACGAGATCAAGGTGTCGGGCGCCGCCGAGGAGTCGATCAGCGGCAAGCACATCATCCTGGCCACGGGCTCCAATGCCCGCGCGTTGCCCGGCACGCCGTTCGACGAAGAAAACATCCTCTCGAACGACGGCGCACTGCGCATCGGCGCGGTGCCGAAGAAGCTGGGCCTGATCGGCTCGGGTGTCATCGGCCTTGAAATGGGCTCGGTGTGGCGTCGCCTGGGCGCCGAGGTCACGGTGCTCGAAGCGTTGCCGACCTTCCTCGGCGCGGTCGACGAGCAGATCGCCAAGGAAGCCAAGAAGGCTTTCGACAAGCAGAAGCTCAAGATCGAACTCGGCGTCAAGGTCGGCGAGATCAAGTCGTCCAAGAAGGGCGTGAGCGTGGCGTGGACCAATGCCAAGGGCGAGGCGCAGACCCTCGAGGTCGACAAGCTGATCGTCTCGATCGGCCGCGTGCCCAACACCATCGGCCTGAACGCCGAAGCCGTGGGCCTCAAGCTCGACGAACGCGGTGCCATCGCGGTGGACGACGACTGCAAGACCAGCCTGCCCAACGTCTGGGCCATCGGCGACGTGGTTCGCGGCCCGATGCTCGCGCACAAGGCCGAGGAAGAGGGTGTTGCCGTGGCGGAGCGCATTGCGGGCCAGCACGGCCACGTCAACTTCAACACCGTGCCGTGGGTGATCTACACCAGCCCCGAGATCGCATGGGTCGGCCAGACCGAGCAACAGCTCAAGGCCGCGGGCCGTGCCTACAAGGCCGGCACCTTCCCGTTCCTTGCGAACGGCCGCGCGCGCGCGCTGGGCGACACGACCGGCATGGTCAAGTTCCTGGCCGATGCAGCAACGGACGAAATCCTCGGCGTGCACATCGTGGGCCCGCAGGCCAGCGAGCTGATCTCCGAAGCCGTGGTGGCGATGGAGTTCAAGGCCAGTGCCGAAGACATCGCGCGCATCTGCCATGCGCACCCGTCGCTGTCGGAAGCCACCAAGGAAGCGGCACTTGCCGTGGACAAGCGCACGCTGAACTTCTGA
- the odhB gene encoding 2-oxoglutarate dehydrogenase complex dihydrolipoyllysine-residue succinyltransferase — MSIVEVKVPQLSESVAEATMLTWKKKAGEAVAVDEILIEIETDKVVLEVPAPSAGVLAEIVQPDGATVVADQLIAKIDTEGKAGAAAPAAAPAAAAAPAAAAPAPAAAAATGGSKSDVAMPAAAKLLADNNLKTSDVSGTGKDGRVTKGDVLGAVASGARPAATIPAPAAKPALPQVAAPTSAPDLGERPEQRVPMSRLRARIAERLLQSQSTNAILTTFNEVNMAPVMELRKRFQDSFTKEHGVKLGFMSFFVKAAVHALKKYPVINASVDGNDILYHGYFDIGIAVGSPRGLVVPILRNADQMSFADIEKKIAEYGKKAQDGKLGIEEMTGGTFSISNGGTFGSMLSTPIINPPQSAILGVHATKDRAVVENGQIVIRPMNYLAMSYDHRIIDGREAVLGLVAMKEALEDPSRLLFDI; from the coding sequence ATGTCTATCGTAGAAGTCAAAGTCCCCCAGCTTTCCGAATCCGTGGCCGAAGCCACCATGCTCACCTGGAAGAAGAAGGCCGGCGAAGCCGTCGCCGTCGATGAAATCCTGATCGAGATCGAGACCGACAAGGTCGTGCTGGAAGTGCCCGCGCCCTCGGCTGGCGTGCTGGCCGAAATCGTGCAGCCCGATGGCGCCACCGTGGTGGCCGATCAGCTGATCGCCAAGATCGACACCGAAGGCAAGGCTGGCGCTGCTGCCCCGGCTGCGGCACCCGCTGCTGCCGCCGCACCGGCCGCGGCAGCGCCTGCTCCGGCAGCCGCTGCCGCCACCGGCGGTTCGAAGTCGGACGTTGCCATGCCCGCAGCCGCCAAGCTGCTGGCCGACAACAACCTCAAGACCAGCGACGTGTCGGGTACCGGCAAGGACGGCCGCGTGACCAAGGGCGACGTGCTCGGCGCAGTGGCTTCGGGCGCCAGGCCCGCGGCCACCATTCCGGCACCCGCTGCCAAGCCCGCACTGCCGCAAGTCGCCGCGCCCACCAGCGCGCCCGACCTGGGCGAGCGTCCGGAGCAGCGTGTACCGATGAGCCGCCTGCGCGCCCGCATCGCCGAGCGCCTGCTGCAATCGCAGTCGACCAACGCCATCCTGACCACCTTCAACGAGGTCAACATGGCGCCCGTGATGGAACTGCGCAAGCGCTTCCAGGACAGCTTCACCAAGGAACACGGCGTGAAGCTCGGCTTCATGAGCTTCTTCGTGAAGGCCGCGGTGCATGCGCTCAAGAAGTACCCGGTGATCAACGCCTCGGTCGACGGCAACGACATCCTGTACCACGGCTACTTCGACATCGGCATCGCCGTCGGTTCGCCGCGCGGCCTGGTGGTGCCCATCCTGCGCAATGCCGACCAGATGAGCTTTGCCGACATCGAGAAGAAGATCGCCGAATACGGCAAGAAGGCCCAGGACGGCAAGCTCGGCATCGAAGAGATGACCGGCGGCACGTTCTCCATCTCGAACGGCGGCACTTTCGGCTCGATGCTCTCGACCCCGATCATCAACCCGCCGCAGTCGGCCATCCTCGGCGTGCACGCCACCAAGGACCGCGCCGTGGTCGAGAACGGCCAGATCGTCATCCGCCCGATGAACTACCTTGCCATGAGCTATGACCACCGCATCATCGACGGCCGCGAAGCCGTGCTGGGCCTGGTCGCCATGAAGGAAGCGCTGGAAGATCCGTCGCGCCTGTTGTTCGACATCTGA
- a CDS encoding 2-oxoglutarate dehydrogenase E1 component has protein sequence MSDSSTPSAYTAYQGNTYLFGGNAPYVEEMYENYLANPGSVPDNWRAYFDALQDVPAVDGSNTRDVPHQPVINAFAERAKQGTTRVVQASGADSELGRKRTAVQQLIAAYRNVGVRWADLDPLKRAERPAIPELEPSFYGFTDADLETVFNTSNTFFGKEAMSLRDLLNALRETYCGTIGAEYMYTTDQNHKRWWQQKLESARTNPQLTVEQKKHVLNRLTAAEGLERFLHTKYVGQKRFSLEGGESFIVSMDELINQAGIKGVQEIVIGMAHRGRLNVLVNSLGKMPADLFAEFDHTAPEDLPSGDVKYHQGFSSDVTTPGGPVHLSLAFNPSHLEIVNPVVEGSVRARMDRRADPQGKQVLPVLVHGDAAFAGQGVVMETLALAETRGYFTGGTVHIVINNQIGFTTSDPRDSRSTLYCSDIVKMIEAPVLHVNGDDPEAVVLATQLALEFRMEFQKDVVVDIICFRKLGHNEQDTPSLTQPLMYKKIAQHPGTRKRYADKLATQGLGETLGDDMVKAQRAAFDEGRNTVDPVLTNFKSKYAVDWNPYLNKKWTDAGDTAIPTSEWKRLAEKITAVPAGFTVHPLVKKVLDDRAAMGRGDVNVDWGMGEHMAFASLVASGYPVRLSGEDSGRGTFTHRHAVLHDQNREKFDEGTYTPLQNVAENQAPFVVIDSILSEEAVLAFEYGYASNDPNTLVIWEAQFGDFVNGAQVVIDQFIASGEVKWGRVNGLTMMLPHGYEGQGPEHSSARLERFMQLSADTNMQVVQPTTASQIFHVLRRQMVRNLRKPLIIMTPKSLLRNKDATSPLSEFTKGSFQTVIPDSKGLKAEKVKRLIACSGKVYYDLAKKREEKGDDDVAIIRVEQLYPFPHKAFAAEIKKYPNLSDVVWCQDEPQNQGAWFFVQHYIHENMQEGQKLGYSGRAASASPAVGYSHLHQEQQKALVDGAFGKLKGFVLTK, from the coding sequence ATGAGCGATTCTTCTACGCCATCGGCGTACACCGCCTATCAAGGCAACACCTACCTCTTCGGCGGCAACGCGCCCTATGTCGAGGAGATGTACGAAAACTACCTTGCCAACCCCGGTAGCGTGCCTGACAACTGGCGCGCGTACTTCGATGCGCTGCAGGACGTGCCCGCGGTCGACGGCTCCAATACCCGCGATGTGCCGCACCAGCCGGTCATCAACGCCTTCGCCGAACGCGCCAAGCAGGGCACGACCAGGGTCGTGCAGGCCAGCGGCGCGGATTCCGAACTCGGCCGCAAGCGCACCGCCGTCCAGCAACTGATCGCCGCCTACCGCAATGTCGGCGTCCGCTGGGCCGATCTCGATCCCCTCAAGCGCGCCGAGCGCCCGGCCATTCCGGAACTCGAGCCCTCGTTCTACGGCTTTACCGATGCCGACCTCGAGACGGTGTTCAACACCAGCAACACCTTCTTCGGCAAAGAGGCCATGTCGCTGCGCGACCTGCTCAATGCCCTGCGGGAAACGTACTGCGGCACCATCGGCGCCGAGTACATGTACACCACCGACCAGAACCACAAGCGCTGGTGGCAGCAGAAGCTCGAAAGCGCACGCACCAACCCGCAGTTGACCGTCGAGCAGAAGAAGCATGTGCTCAACCGCCTGACGGCCGCCGAAGGCCTCGAGCGCTTCCTGCACACCAAGTACGTCGGCCAGAAGCGCTTCTCGCTCGAAGGCGGCGAAAGCTTCATCGTCTCGATGGACGAACTGATCAACCAGGCCGGCATCAAGGGCGTGCAGGAAATCGTGATCGGCATGGCCCACCGCGGCCGCCTGAACGTGCTGGTCAACTCGCTTGGCAAGATGCCGGCCGACCTGTTCGCCGAGTTCGACCACACCGCACCCGAAGACCTGCCCAGCGGCGACGTCAAGTACCACCAGGGCTTCAGCTCGGACGTGACCACGCCCGGCGGTCCGGTGCACCTGAGCCTCGCGTTCAACCCCTCGCACCTCGAGATCGTGAACCCCGTGGTCGAAGGTTCGGTGCGCGCCCGCATGGACCGCCGCGCCGACCCGCAGGGCAAGCAGGTGCTGCCAGTGCTCGTGCACGGCGACGCCGCCTTTGCAGGCCAGGGCGTCGTGATGGAAACGCTGGCCCTTGCCGAAACGCGCGGCTACTTCACCGGCGGCACGGTACACATCGTCATCAACAACCAGATCGGCTTCACCACCAGCGACCCGCGCGACAGCCGCTCGACGCTGTATTGCTCGGACATCGTCAAGATGATCGAGGCGCCGGTGCTGCACGTGAACGGCGACGATCCCGAGGCCGTGGTGCTCGCCACCCAGCTTGCCCTCGAATTCCGCATGGAGTTCCAGAAGGACGTGGTGGTCGACATCATCTGCTTCCGCAAGCTGGGCCACAACGAGCAGGACACCCCCTCGCTCACCCAGCCGCTCATGTACAAGAAGATCGCCCAGCACCCCGGCACGCGCAAGCGGTACGCCGACAAGCTGGCCACGCAGGGCCTCGGCGAAACGCTCGGCGACGACATGGTCAAGGCCCAGCGCGCCGCCTTCGACGAAGGCCGCAACACGGTCGACCCGGTGCTCACGAATTTCAAGAGCAAGTACGCCGTCGACTGGAACCCGTACCTCAACAAGAAGTGGACCGACGCTGGCGATACCGCCATTCCGACCAGCGAATGGAAGCGCCTGGCTGAGAAGATCACCGCGGTGCCGGCCGGCTTCACGGTGCACCCGCTCGTGAAGAAGGTGCTGGACGACCGCGCCGCCATGGGCCGCGGCGACGTGAACGTCGACTGGGGCATGGGCGAGCACATGGCTTTTGCCTCGCTCGTGGCCAGCGGCTACCCGGTTCGCCTGTCGGGCGAGGACAGCGGCCGTGGCACGTTCACGCACCGCCACGCCGTGCTGCACGACCAGAACCGCGAGAAGTTCGACGAAGGCACCTACACGCCGCTGCAGAACGTGGCTGAAAACCAGGCTCCGTTCGTCGTCATCGACTCGATCCTGTCGGAAGAGGCCGTGCTCGCGTTCGAATACGGCTACGCCTCGAACGACCCCAACACGCTCGTGATCTGGGAAGCCCAGTTCGGCGACTTCGTGAACGGCGCGCAGGTGGTGATCGACCAGTTCATCGCCTCGGGCGAAGTGAAGTGGGGCCGCGTCAACGGCCTGACGATGATGCTGCCGCATGGCTACGAAGGCCAGGGCCCCGAGCACAGCTCGGCACGCCTTGAGCGCTTCATGCAGCTGAGCGCCGACACCAACATGCAGGTGGTGCAGCCGACCACGGCGAGCCAGATCTTCCACGTGCTGCGCCGCCAGATGGTGCGCAACCTGCGCAAGCCGCTGATCATCATGACGCCGAAGTCGCTGCTGCGTAACAAGGACGCGACCTCGCCGTTGTCCGAGTTCACGAAGGGCAGCTTCCAGACGGTCATCCCGGACAGCAAGGGCCTCAAGGCGGAGAAGGTCAAGCGCCTGATCGCCTGCTCGGGCAAGGTCTACTACGACCTGGCCAAGAAGCGCGAAGAAAAGGGCGACGACGACGTGGCGATCATCCGCGTCGAGCAGCTCTATCCGTTCCCGCACAAGGCGTTTGCCGCCGAGATCAAGAAGTACCCCAATCTCAGCGACGTGGTGTGGTGCCAGGACGAGCCGCAGAACCAGGGCGCCTGGTTCTTCGTGCAGCACTATATCCACGAGAACATGCAGGAAGGCCAGAAGCTCGGCTACTCCGGCCGTGCCGCTTCGGCATCGCCTGCAGTCGGCTACTCGCACCTGCATCAGGAACAGCAGAAGGCGCTCGTCGATGGCGCATTTGGCAAGCTCAAGGGCTTCGTGCTGACCAAGTAA